A region of Mesoplodon densirostris isolate mMesDen1 chromosome 11, mMesDen1 primary haplotype, whole genome shotgun sequence DNA encodes the following proteins:
- the PTHLH gene encoding parathyroid hormone-related protein: MLWRLVQQWSVAVFLLSYSVPSCGRSVEELGRRLKRAVSEHQLLHDKGKSIQDLRRRFFLHHLIAEIHTAEIRATSEVSPNSKPVPNTKNHPVRFGSEDEGRYLTQETNKVETYKEQPLKTPGKKKKSKPGKRKEQEKKKRRTRSAWLNSGVAGCWLEGDHLSDISATSLELSSRRH, from the exons ATGCTGTGGAGGCTGGTTCAGCAGTGGAGCGTCGCGGTGTTCCTGCTGAGCTACTCGGTGCCCTCCTGCGGGCGCTCGGTGGAGGAGCTCGGCCGCCGACT CAAAAGAGCTGTGTCTGAACACCAGCTTCTCCATGACAAGGGGAAGTCCATCCAAGATTTACGGCGACGATTCTTCCTTCACCATCTGATCGCGGAAATCCACACAGCTGAAATCAGAGCTACCTCGGAGGTGTCCCCCAACTCCAAGCCTGTTCCCAACACCAAGAACCACCCCGTCCGATTTGGGTCTGAGGATGAGGGCAGATACTTGACTCAGGAAACCAACAAGGTGGAGACGTACAAAGAGCAGCCACTGAAGACACccggcaagaaaaagaaaagcaagcctGGAAAACGCAAGGAGCAGGAAAAGAAGAAGCGGCGAACTCGATCCGCCTGGCTGAACTCGGGTGTGGCTGGGTGTTGGCTGGAAGGGGACCACCTGTCTGACATCTCCGCGACATCGCTGGAGCTCAGTTCACG GAGGCATTGA